Proteins found in one Irregularibacter muris genomic segment:
- a CDS encoding response regulator transcription factor, producing MKALLVEDEKQLSEALIQILKKNKYTVDGVYNGEDGLDYALTGIYDVIILDIMLPKLSGLEILKRIRQENISTPVIMLTAKGEISDKIRGLDCGADDYLPKPFSTEELLARLRALARRKGEVIKDETLSFEDFSLNLSTYLLEGEKNSIKLTAKEVEILKYFLLRPGRVVNKENLLVKIWGYESEAENNNLEVYISFLRKKFQYIGTKAKISTLRGVGYKLEA from the coding sequence ATGAAAGCATTGTTAGTTGAAGATGAAAAGCAATTGTCTGAAGCCTTAATACAAATCTTAAAGAAAAACAAATATACAGTAGACGGAGTCTATAATGGGGAAGATGGACTAGATTATGCTTTAACGGGGATTTATGATGTGATCATTCTTGACATTATGCTGCCTAAACTCAGTGGACTTGAAATATTAAAAAGGATACGACAGGAAAATATATCTACTCCCGTGATCATGCTTACCGCTAAGGGGGAAATATCAGATAAAATAAGGGGATTAGACTGTGGAGCAGATGACTATCTCCCAAAGCCATTTTCTACTGAAGAACTGTTGGCAAGGTTAAGAGCATTAGCTAGAAGAAAAGGGGAAGTGATCAAAGATGAGACCTTATCCTTTGAAGATTTTTCCCTAAATTTGTCTACTTACCTTCTTGAGGGAGAAAAAAATAGTATAAAACTTACGGCTAAGGAAGTGGAAATTCTTAAATATTTTCTACTTAGACCGGGAAGGGTAGTGAATAAAGAAAATCTATTAGTAAAGATATGGGGCTATGAATCAGAAGCAGAGAATAATAATCTGGAGGTTTATATCTCCTTCCTAAGGAAGAAGTTTCAGTATATAGGTACAAAAGCTAAAATATCTACCCTCAGGGGAGTCGGTTACAAATTGGAGGCATAA
- a CDS encoding S1C family serine protease: MTKSFKRLTIALLIIGPIFLSGIAGFIGAYFGQHLYSKATVSEESILNNNISLKNTKNTSGEALSYSEIADFATNSVVEITTETVTGGLRMRQYISEGAGSGVILSKDGYIVTNNHVISDANKITVTTTNGKNYAATLIGTDAKTDLAVLKIKATDLQPVQYADSSKLAVGESVIAIGNPLGELGGTVTEGIISALNRDIVIDGETMNLLQTSAAINPGNSGGGLFNQYGKLIGIVNAKSSGSDIEGLGFAIPANTVKKVAEDLIAHGYVQGRVDTGLSLIDVSNERTAMLYKIQRLGLYVLQATDDARQFQPGDFIESVEGTEVSTLAEFNKIIDQHKVGDTISIIVSRGRNKLEINLTLKQFTH; this comes from the coding sequence ATGACAAAGAGCTTTAAAAGACTCACCATAGCTTTACTCATTATAGGTCCCATTTTTCTATCGGGCATTGCCGGGTTTATAGGGGCATACTTTGGACAGCATTTGTATTCAAAAGCTACTGTATCAGAGGAAAGCATCTTAAACAATAATATATCATTAAAGAACACAAAAAATACTTCAGGGGAAGCCCTGTCTTATTCTGAAATAGCCGACTTTGCTACAAACTCTGTGGTTGAAATTACTACCGAAACCGTAACGGGAGGCCTTAGAATGAGACAATATATTTCTGAAGGTGCTGGAAGTGGGGTAATTTTATCCAAAGATGGATATATCGTAACCAACAACCATGTTATAAGTGATGCAAATAAAATCACCGTTACCACTACCAATGGAAAAAATTATGCGGCAACCCTTATTGGCACAGATGCCAAAACCGATTTAGCCGTGCTCAAAATAAAGGCTACGGATTTACAGCCCGTCCAATATGCAGATTCCTCCAAATTAGCAGTAGGAGAATCGGTTATTGCCATAGGAAATCCTCTAGGGGAATTAGGAGGAACGGTAACAGAAGGCATTATATCTGCATTAAATAGAGACATTGTTATTGATGGAGAAACCATGAATTTACTGCAAACCTCAGCAGCCATTAACCCTGGAAACTCAGGTGGGGGATTGTTTAATCAATATGGAAAACTCATTGGAATTGTTAATGCCAAATCCAGCGGCTCTGATATAGAGGGATTAGGCTTTGCCATTCCCGCAAACACAGTAAAAAAAGTGGCTGAAGATCTCATCGCCCATGGATATGTACAAGGCAGAGTTGATACTGGATTATCCTTAATCGATGTATCCAATGAAAGGACAGCTATGCTCTATAAAATACAAAGACTAGGTTTATATGTTTTACAAGCAACGGATGATGCTCGTCAATTTCAACCTGGGGATTTCATAGAAAGTGTTGAAGGGACAGAGGTAAGTACCCTGGCAGAATTTAATAAAATAATTGATCAGCATAAAGTTGGAGATACCATAAGCATTATAGTAAGCAGGGGTAGAAATAAACTGGAAATTAACTTAACCCTAAAGCAATTTACCCATTAG
- a CDS encoding polyphosphate polymerase domain-containing protein, with amino-acid sequence MDQLKFRHEIKHCINTLDSYIVRSRLKHIMKPDDFALKDGKYKVRSLYFDNPYDKALLEKLNGTGKREKFRIRLYNDDSSFIKLEKKSKIRGLTLKEAIQISDEQCKAILKGDLSWMSNSENPLILELYMKMKNEVLQPKTLVDYTREAYRYEPGNVRITIDGHIKTGLFSKDLLNPVLPTMEIYPSGYHILEVKYDEFLPGIISDILQTNEHRSISVSKYAASRLYG; translated from the coding sequence ATGGATCAATTAAAATTCAGGCATGAAATAAAGCACTGTATTAACACTTTAGATAGCTATATTGTGAGAAGCAGGCTAAAGCATATTATGAAACCAGATGACTTTGCCTTAAAGGATGGAAAATATAAAGTTAGAAGTTTATACTTTGATAATCCTTATGATAAGGCTCTTTTAGAAAAGCTAAATGGCACAGGGAAACGAGAAAAATTTAGAATACGCCTTTACAACGATGATTCCTCCTTTATTAAACTGGAGAAAAAAAGTAAGATAAGGGGATTAACATTAAAAGAAGCTATACAAATAAGTGATGAACAGTGCAAAGCAATCCTCAAAGGGGATCTCTCTTGGATGTCAAATTCAGAGAATCCACTGATTTTAGAGCTTTATATGAAAATGAAAAATGAAGTTTTACAGCCTAAAACATTAGTAGACTATACCAGGGAGGCCTACAGATATGAGCCTGGAAATGTAAGAATTACTATAGATGGTCATATAAAAACTGGGCTTTTTTCTAAGGATTTGCTTAATCCTGTTTTACCTACAATGGAGATATATCCTTCAGGATATCATATTTTGGAGGTGAAATATGATGAATTTTTACCCGGAATAATCAGCGATATCCTACAAACAAACGAACATAGAAGCATCTCAGTATCCAAATATGCAGCCAGTCGATTATATGGCTAA
- a CDS encoding CotH kinase family protein, protein MLENKYINRIIILGMTVGIGLTLFFILSPKSLEVTSSSTTPAEYAHLLFNKDKVAEINIQMDKTDWDWILENATNEEYRNADITINGETFYNVGIRPKGNSSLSMVARDNTTNRFSFKIKFDKYVKEQSYYGLDELVINNMMSDTTYMKEYLSYDLFEKMGITTPLYAFSNIRINDEPWGLYLAVEGTKESFLKRNFEQDYGNLYKPEDKGSSLMWVDEKHSNYQGIKDNAQTEITSRDFDKVVEMIKHLNEGIDLEKYLDVDEILRYFAVNTLLVNQDSYISNFHHNYLLYEKNGIFSVFPWDLNMSFAGFQVEGAQQAVDLAIDRPYSGSAENYPLMSKLLEVPEYKERYNHYLEEAVQLYFKSGLFKATIDQVDGLINEYVKNDATAFYPYEEYKASLPVLKEFGKLRANSVLAQLEGEATAGTVALDLKALGSMGGGGDRPDDMPKEAAAFAPNEKSGPPNFENREKFNQDKSPQPPENGPGQVQDRNLREENHQNKNPIRGQGTFGRGMEKKGQKERFIVLFCILIMIVAIVYVKQFKRYKYLKGTSKA, encoded by the coding sequence ATGCTAGAAAATAAATATATCAATAGAATAATTATCCTAGGAATGACTGTGGGAATAGGCTTAACCTTGTTTTTCATCCTATCTCCTAAAAGTCTAGAAGTTACTTCAAGCTCAACTACCCCAGCAGAATATGCCCATCTTTTGTTTAATAAAGATAAGGTAGCTGAAATAAATATACAAATGGACAAAACCGATTGGGATTGGATTCTTGAAAATGCTACAAATGAAGAATATAGAAATGCAGACATCACCATTAATGGCGAAACCTTTTATAATGTTGGTATACGCCCCAAGGGGAACTCTAGTCTGAGTATGGTCGCTAGAGACAATACCACCAATCGATTTAGCTTTAAAATAAAATTTGACAAATATGTAAAGGAACAAAGCTATTATGGGTTAGATGAGCTAGTGATCAATAATATGATGAGCGATACAACCTATATGAAGGAATACCTTTCTTATGATTTATTTGAAAAAATGGGAATTACAACGCCCTTATATGCCTTTTCCAATATCCGTATCAATGATGAACCCTGGGGGCTTTATCTTGCTGTAGAGGGTACCAAAGAGAGCTTTTTAAAGAGAAATTTTGAGCAAGATTATGGAAATCTTTATAAGCCAGAGGATAAGGGGTCATCCCTTATGTGGGTAGATGAAAAACATTCTAATTATCAAGGAATTAAGGATAACGCTCAAACAGAGATTACCTCTAGAGATTTTGACAAGGTAGTTGAAATGATTAAGCACCTTAATGAGGGAATAGACTTAGAGAAATATTTAGATGTGGATGAAATCCTTAGATACTTTGCAGTAAATACCCTATTGGTAAATCAAGATAGTTATATTAGTAATTTTCATCATAACTATCTCTTATATGAGAAAAATGGGATTTTTTCCGTTTTCCCATGGGACTTAAATATGTCCTTTGCTGGATTCCAAGTTGAGGGAGCACAACAGGCGGTGGATCTAGCTATTGATAGGCCCTATAGTGGAAGTGCAGAAAACTATCCCTTGATGAGTAAGCTCCTTGAGGTTCCAGAGTATAAGGAAAGGTATAACCACTATTTAGAAGAAGCTGTTCAGCTTTATTTTAAAAGCGGACTATTTAAGGCAACCATTGATCAGGTAGATGGTCTAATTAATGAATATGTTAAAAATGATGCTACTGCTTTTTATCCCTATGAAGAGTATAAAGCTTCCCTCCCCGTATTAAAAGAATTTGGGAAACTAAGAGCCAATAGTGTTCTTGCCCAATTAGAAGGAGAAGCAACAGCTGGTACGGTAGCTTTGGACTTAAAGGCCCTTGGTAGTATGGGTGGTGGAGGAGATAGACCTGATGATATGCCTAAAGAAGCTGCTGCCTTTGCACCCAATGAAAAATCCGGACCTCCCAACTTTGAAAATCGAGAGAAATTTAATCAAGATAAATCTCCCCAACCTCCTGAGAATGGACCTGGCCAAGTTCAGGATAGAAACCTTAGAGAAGAAAATCATCAAAATAAAAATCCTATAAGAGGGCAAGGCACCTTTGGTAGAGGTATGGAAAAAAAGGGCCAGAAGGAAAGATTTATCGTGCTATTCTGTATTTTGATTATGATCGTTGCTATAGTCTATGTGAAACAATTTAAGAGATATAAGTATCTTAAAGGAACTTCCAAAGCATAA
- a CDS encoding methyl-accepting chemotaxis protein: MKVIIIGGGQGGSSILKTLKKMRDIEIVGIVDVDENAPGIRLARDLGISHSDSIREMLAEKVDLIIEVTGSHKVTEEINLHNIHHAEIIRSTAAKVMTILVGNEEELTNQLEVQMNEIRNIGQVTEQSVAKMHDSIEQTTALSNKLNQFADITLQHVQETDQIIKFINKITRQTNVLGLNASIEAARAGEHGKGFAIVAKEVQKLAANSEEFTKKITEILGKISEEVFSIHKEVDQLNDISQNQHEVGLELERATKELATSLK, from the coding sequence GTGAAGGTAATCATTATAGGTGGAGGACAGGGAGGAAGTTCTATCCTAAAAACACTAAAAAAAATGAGAGATATTGAAATAGTAGGGATAGTAGATGTAGATGAAAATGCACCAGGAATAAGACTAGCCCGGGATTTGGGGATATCCCATAGTGATAGCATTAGGGAGATGTTAGCGGAAAAGGTAGATCTAATTATTGAAGTTACAGGAAGCCACAAGGTAACAGAGGAAATCAATTTACATAATATCCATCATGCGGAAATTATCCGCAGCACGGCGGCTAAGGTAATGACTATTCTTGTGGGCAATGAAGAAGAACTCACCAATCAATTAGAAGTGCAAATGAATGAAATAAGGAATATTGGTCAAGTCACAGAACAAAGTGTGGCAAAGATGCATGATAGTATAGAGCAGACGACGGCTCTTAGCAATAAGCTTAATCAATTTGCCGATATTACCCTACAACATGTGCAGGAGACCGACCAGATCATTAAATTTATCAACAAGATAACTCGCCAGACCAATGTTCTAGGTCTAAATGCCTCTATAGAAGCTGCCCGAGCAGGAGAGCATGGAAAGGGTTTTGCTATTGTAGCAAAGGAAGTACAAAAGCTGGCTGCTAATAGTGAAGAATTTACCAAGAAAATAACAGAAATCTTAGGGAAGATTAGCGAAGAAGTCTTCTCTATTCATAAAGAAGTGGATCAACTGAATGATATTTCTCAAAATCAACATGAGGTAGGGCTAGAACTAGAAAGGGCAACAAAGGAATTGGCGACATCTTTAAAATAA
- the rbsB gene encoding ribose ABC transporter substrate-binding protein RbsB, which yields MKRIKKVFALLLILVLAVGFFGCSNEQGDKAPEGEESTAGEQSSAKIGLVVSTLNNPFFVDLRDGAQAKADELGVELVVLDSQDDAAKELANVEDLITQKVDLIMINPTDSDAVGSAVAAANEAGIPVVTLDRSASSGEVVAHIASDNVAGGEMAGEFIIEKLEGAGKVVELEGIPGASAARERGEGFNKAIGESDIEVVAKQTANFDRAEGLSVMENILQAQPEIDAVFAHNDEMALGALEAIKSSGKEIMVVGFDATDDAVAAVKDGSMAATVQQLPKEIGGQGVEAAMKVIAGESLEDYIPVDLALVKE from the coding sequence ATGAAAAGGATCAAAAAGGTATTCGCATTATTATTGATATTGGTTTTAGCGGTTGGTTTCTTTGGGTGTAGCAATGAACAAGGAGATAAGGCTCCAGAGGGAGAAGAATCAACTGCGGGAGAACAAAGTAGTGCTAAAATTGGTCTTGTGGTTTCCACATTAAACAATCCTTTCTTTGTAGATTTAAGGGATGGGGCCCAAGCCAAAGCAGATGAATTAGGTGTGGAGCTTGTAGTCCTTGACTCCCAAGATGACGCGGCAAAAGAACTTGCAAATGTAGAAGATCTTATTACGCAAAAAGTTGATTTGATTATGATTAACCCAACTGATTCAGATGCAGTAGGTAGTGCAGTAGCAGCAGCTAATGAGGCAGGAATTCCTGTGGTCACCCTTGACCGATCCGCAAGCTCTGGGGAAGTTGTTGCCCATATCGCTTCAGACAATGTGGCAGGAGGAGAAATGGCAGGAGAATTTATTATTGAGAAATTAGAAGGTGCTGGTAAGGTTGTTGAATTAGAAGGAATTCCAGGAGCATCAGCAGCCAGAGAAAGAGGAGAAGGATTCAACAAAGCTATTGGGGAGAGCGATATTGAAGTAGTGGCAAAACAAACTGCAAATTTTGATAGGGCAGAAGGGCTTTCAGTAATGGAAAATATTTTACAGGCCCAACCAGAGATTGACGCAGTATTTGCTCATAATGATGAAATGGCTCTAGGTGCATTGGAAGCAATTAAGTCCTCTGGTAAAGAGATCATGGTTGTAGGATTTGACGCAACAGATGACGCCGTTGCAGCAGTAAAGGATGGCAGTATGGCAGCAACCGTACAACAGCTTCCAAAGGAGATTGGAGGCCAAGGTGTAGAAGCAGCTATGAAGGTGATCGCTGGGGAATCCTTAGAAGATTATATTCCTGTAGATTTAGCACTTGTTAAAGAATAG
- the rbsC gene encoding ribose ABC transporter permease, protein MKISLKERSWKDILSKNKPLIVLFFLIIVMSILNDRFLTWSNILTVLRQTSINAVIATGMTFAILIGGIDLSVGSVLAICGAIAASLISSGMNIVVVIIITLLLGLAVGIINGLFISKGRLQPFIATLGTMTLLRGFTLVFTQGKPIRAGGAQGSAIFSKIGTGYLFRIPIPVYIMIIVFIIAYYILNHMRIGRYTYSLGSNEEATMYSGIKTDNIKLFVYGFSGLLSALAGIIVTARLGSAQPTAGVGYELDAIAAVIIGGTSMSGGIGTIYGTAIGALIIGILNNALNLLQVSSYYQDVAKGVVILIAVLLDRKQKLSQ, encoded by the coding sequence ATGAAGATATCCTTAAAGGAAAGATCGTGGAAAGATATTTTATCCAAAAACAAGCCATTGATTGTATTATTCTTTTTGATTATTGTGATGAGCATACTAAATGATCGATTTTTAACTTGGTCAAATATTTTAACCGTATTAAGACAGACTTCCATCAATGCAGTTATTGCTACAGGCATGACTTTCGCCATACTTATCGGGGGGATTGATCTTTCGGTAGGATCGGTTTTAGCCATTTGTGGAGCCATTGCGGCTAGTCTCATATCCTCTGGGATGAATATTGTAGTTGTCATCATCATTACTTTATTGTTGGGATTAGCCGTAGGAATAATCAATGGTCTTTTCATCAGCAAGGGGAGATTACAGCCCTTTATTGCTACCTTGGGTACCATGACTTTATTAAGGGGATTTACTTTGGTATTTACCCAAGGAAAACCTATTCGTGCTGGTGGAGCCCAAGGTTCTGCTATCTTTTCTAAGATTGGAACAGGATATTTATTTCGTATTCCTATTCCCGTGTACATTATGATTATTGTATTTATTATCGCCTATTATATTTTAAATCATATGAGAATTGGTCGATATACCTATTCCTTAGGCTCCAATGAAGAAGCCACGATGTATTCAGGGATTAAGACCGATAATATAAAACTATTTGTTTATGGATTCTCAGGCTTATTATCTGCCTTAGCAGGCATTATTGTCACAGCAAGACTGGGATCAGCACAGCCAACTGCAGGAGTAGGCTATGAATTAGATGCAATAGCTGCGGTGATCATTGGCGGCACTAGCATGTCTGGCGGTATAGGGACAATCTATGGAACGGCTATAGGAGCCTTAATCATAGGGATTTTAAATAATGCCCTAAATCTTTTGCAAGTTTCATCCTACTATCAGGACGTGGCAAAGGGGGTAGTCATATTAATTGCGGTTCTATTGGATAGAAAGCAAAAACTATCCCAATAG